The DNA region aaagacttATTGAAAGGATGTTCACACAGGTCAACAGAATGCTCattaattcaaaattcaaatgtaaacaaacacacacacaaggtgtGTAATATCATGGCTTTAGGATACAATACaaaatctatccatctatctatcttccAGAAGGTTTTCTGAAGGTCTACTTGACTTTCTATCCatgtttttaaactttcagacaaaggATTTGTCAAGCTAACATAAAAGTTTaccttgacaaactttacctagttatttttgcagttcagttTGGTGATACTaaaggcacagaaattacacacttcacctttaattctGTAATCAGAATCTTTTAGGACAAATTcgatttaatttaatacatttttataagccATACAATGATCATCAGAACTTACTTGTGTTGGCTTCCGTAGTGGTTTGCACTGAAGTAACACTGATATGAACTGGCGCCTGCACTCCCCCGGCCATACACCAGTACCAACCTGAATATGTCCTCTTCAGTCCTGATAGTATAACTGTAAAAACTCCATTATTTGTATCATTTATTTGTACAGCTGCATCAGGGGACAGCTCTATATCCTGAGCAGTTTGACAGGAGTGCATTTTTCCACTTTTGCACCACATTTTCTCAGTGTCTTTAAGTGTTTCACTGTAGAGACACTGGACAGTTACATTGCCATTTTCTTGACCTGACACCATGTTGCTGGCCACATACAGATCTGGAATACCTGAAAAGCAATAAGACAATATTATCTTTTAAAATCAAAGTGGACCCACATCAAAATTGTCCAAAAACATCCCAATAACATATTTACCCTCAGTGACGGTAAGTTCtagaaatgttttaaaatctGGTTGGAGAGGGCCTCCAATTTTCACCGCACACCAATAGCGGTTAGAATCACTGCTGCGTAGGTTTGTCATTGTCATGGTGGTTAACAGTTCATCTGGGATGTTGCGAAAACTGATGCCTGTTCGCTTCTCATTTGGGTTGGTAGGTCGCATTGGCATGCAGGTTGACCAGTTCTTGCCTTTGCACCAGTACTTTTGAAGGTCCTTGTGAATACGATGGTAGTGACAGGGAATGGTGACGGATCCCCCACTTTTAGCTGTTATCTTGCTTACTGTCCATAAGCAGCTGGCACCTGTAGGTCATAAAGTATTAATATTTCTTAGAGagcgagggggcctgggtagctcagcgagtaaagacgctgactaccacccctggagttgcgagttcaaatccagggcatgctgagtgactccacccaggtctcctaagcaaccacattggcctggttgctagggagggtagagtcacatggggtaacctcctagtggtcactattatgtggttcgctctcagtggggcacgtggtgagttgggcttggatgctgtggagaatagcgtgaagcctccacacgcgctatgtctctgcggtaatgcgctcaacaggtcacatgataagatgcacgaattGACGATCTCAAACACGGAGACAACTGatatttgtcctctgccaccaggattgaggcgagtcactacgccaccacaaggatttagaatgcattgggaattgggcattccaaattggggagaaaaatataggaataataaaaatattccTTAGAGAGCAGTTTGACAGGCTAGTTATAAAGCCAATTCTCTATGCTCATTTTTTAAAAACGTATATTTAAGGAATCATGTTGGCTATCTGTAATCTTTGTAATTAATGTAGCCTTCAGTAAATGCAGGTTTCTCCCTGCCTTTTTAaacttttgtatatatatatatatatatacaggtgcatctcaataaattagaatgtcgtggaaaagatcatttatttcagtaattcaactcaaattgtgaaacttgtgtattaaataaattcaatgcacacagactgaagtagtttaagtctttggttcttttaattgtgatgattttggctcacatttaacaaaaacccaccaattcactatctcaaaaaattagaatatggtgacatgccaatcagctaatcaactcaaaacacctgcaaaggtttcctgagccttcaaaatggtctctcagtttggttcactaggctacacaatcatggggaagactgctgatctgacagttgtccagaagacaatcattgacacccttcaaaaggagggtaagccacaaacattcattgccaaagaagctggctgtgcacagagtgctgtatccaagcatgtaaacagaaagttgagtggaaggaaaaagtgtggaagaaaaagatgcacaaccaaccgagagaaccgcagccttatgaggattgtcaagcaaaatcgattcaagattttgggtgaacttcacaaggaatggactgaggctggggtcaaggcatcaagagccaccacacacagacatgtcaagaaatttggctacagttgtcgtattcctcttgttaagccactcctgaaccacagacaacatcagaggcatcttacctgggctaaggagaagaaaaactggactgttgcccagtggtccaaagtcctcttttcagatgagagcaagttttgtatttcatttggaaaccaaggtcctagagtctggaggaagggtggagaagctcatagcccaagttgcttgaagtccagtgttaaatttccacagcctgtgatgatttggggagcaatgtcatctgctggtgttggtccattgtgttttttgaaaaccaaagtcactgcacccgtttaccaagaaattttggagcacttcatgcttccttctgctgaccagctttttaaagatgctgatttcattttccagcaggatttggcacctgtccacactgccaaaagcaccaaaagttggttaaatgaccatggtgttggtgtgcttgactggccagcaaactcaccagacctgaaccccatagagaatctatggggtattgtcaagaggaaaatgagaaacaagagaccaaaaaatgcagatgagctgaaggccactgtcaaagaaacctgggcttccataccacctcagcagtgccacaaactgatcacctccatgccacgccgaattgaggcagtaattaaagcaaaaggagcccctaccaagtattgagtacatatacagtaaatgaacatactttccagaaggccaacaattcactaaaaatgttttttttattggtcttatgatttattctaattttttgagatagtgaattggtgggtttttgttaaatgtgagcaaaatcatcacaattaaaagaaccaaagacttaaactacttcagtctgtgtgcactgaatttatttaatacacgagtttcacaatttgtgttgaattactgaaataaatgaacttttccatgacattcttatttattgagatgcacctgtatatatatatatatagtatactgtatatgcatgttCAACTATCTGTCCTGACAACTACCATTTAGGTAGTTGGTACACTTTACTGTTAGCTTTGGTAAGGAACTGCctgataaaaacataaatataaatgtaatggcTCTCTCCATTTAATCAAGCACAGTCAATTAGTAGCGGTTGGCCGGTATACAAAAgatgtaaaaacaaacacagtACACCTGGGTGTGATGGACAATTACTGTAATATAAATTCACAAATCtgtgttttcatctggataaaAGGAAGATAAACAGGATGTTTGGTAAGAGGGGGCATTTAAAGTGTTCCTCTCGTATGTCATGTCAGAAGAACAAGATTACGTCAAAAATCACTTTGACGTCTGTCTGAAATTAATCAGTCTAGTTGAACTGGGCATTATGTTTACTATTAGAGCAGAAATATCCCTTCAGAAATGCAAAATGCCAGGAAATCAAGTTGTTTTTCTTACtgttattgtaaaatattatatatatatataaagtgcaaACTCTAAAAAGTCTCAATTAGTCATGGGAAAAGATACAATGTTCATAGATATATCAAGTATATTATTTTCACAAATGTACTTTGTAGTAGTTTtgaggatgaaaaaaaaattatggttgCACTCTATCCTGAAGTATTTTAAAGCAACTACACAGACTACAagtattttacaaaattattttttcccctaATAGGACTCATTTGACTTACCTTGGACTCCTAAAAGGAGCACTAAGGTGGTACTCAGCAAAACAGCCATACGTATCTTCAACAGTTACTCACAAATAAACTAGTGGTTCAATCTGTGATTTTTACCAAATAGTGTATCACACTTGTATCCTTAGGCTACCCATTTCAGCCTTTACTTCCTTAAATTAAGTTGTTGCATTATAGATTTCAACATTTCCTGAACAGCCTTCTCATCCTAATTTCCTTTAGTTCTTCAACTCTAGAAACATCAATGAATGTCTGATAATCTAAGCACGCAAGCAACAGAAACTGAGCACATTTTTAAACAAGTAGACACCATCCATTTCCTGTCAAATATTTCTTCTGTGCACAACATCAAAATGTATTTCCACATGGCGCTGGTCGAAAACTTTAGCTTGTTTGGTAACAGACAAATGGATGAGCCTGGATGTGAGATACAGAAAAGCAGAGATATGCTCAACAGACCTGTGATGatgttaaaataaattactaTGTTGTTGGTGAAACACGCTCAACAGACTTAAATAGGCTACCTATTGACCTACAGTATTTTACTCAGGTCATGTTTTTCTCAGGGTTACCCCCCTGACAAAACACATGCTTTCAAAATCAAACCTTcggaaaaaaactaaacaaaaacaaatgtggtGTTATGGTGTATTACTGCCGCCTAGTGGGCGAGCATCAAAACCTTGATGAAGGCCTACATGCCGATGGTTAatgttattattcattttaagtaTAATAAAGGTTTTCACTGCAAGTGTTGCCGGATTCCTCTGTGCCCTTCCTGTTGTTTCTATCCATACACCTTGTGAGTGCGTAAACTAGTGCCAGATCTACTTctacaataatgtctttgagtggcccagccagagcccggacctgaaaatggctgtccaccagtggtccccatccaacctgacagagcttgagaggatctgcagagaagaatggcagaaaatccccaaatccaggtgtgcaaagtttGTCGAATCATACCTAAAAAAGACTTGAGgttgtaatcactgccaaaggtgtttcaactaagtcaggcagtggtggctcagcagttaaggctctgggttactgaccagaaggtcaggggttcaagccccagcaccaccaagatgccactgttgggcccttgagcaaggcccttgaccctatctgctccaggggtgctgtatcatggctgaccctgcactctgaccccagcttagctgggatatgtgaaaaaaaagaatttcactgtatatgtgcaaatgtgtgataattaaattaagtactgagttaagggtctgaatacttccgtcaatgtgatatttcagatttgtctttttttttttttttttttaaaaaaaggtagttatcaaaaatctgtttttctttgtcattatggggtatggagtgtagattgatgtgacaaaaatatgaatttaaagCATTTgagcataaggctgcaatatgtgaagaaaaaaataaagggtttgaatactttataaatgcactgtatattgtgaCTACGCACTAACAATGTTTGCTTCAGTGATTTGGATGACATGCTCTTCATGCTAACTGCCATTCTACAGCGCTTTATTTCTATGGTTACACTTGATCATATTCAAGTTTCTTTACATGGCTCTCGTTTTGTCTTCTTATTTTCTTTCTCCAGCGAGAAGACATGAGACGTTTTATTGATCACAACGTGTCAACAGTCTTCTGTCAGTGACGTCTGAAGCAGTATCATATGTTTCACATCACAGATGTCACTCCAATATCTACTCCTCAGTTGCAGTTTGGTTGACATCTCTGAATTAAAGTGTTTATCCTTTCCTCTACAAGGAGGGGTGTGTGatg from Myxocyprinus asiaticus isolate MX2 ecotype Aquarium Trade chromosome 30, UBuf_Myxa_2, whole genome shotgun sequence includes:
- the si:ch211-264f5.2 gene encoding polymeric immunoglobulin receptor, which produces MAVLLSTTLVLLLGVQGASCLWTVSKITAKSGGSVTIPCHYHRIHKDLQKYWCKGKNWSTCMPMRPTNPNEKRTGISFRNIPDELLTTMTMTNLRSSDSNRYWCAVKIGGPLQPDFKTFLELTVTEGIPDLYVASNMVSGQENGNVTVQCLYSETLKDTEKMWCKSGKMHSCQTAQDIELSPDAAVQINDTNNGVFTVILSGLKRTYSGWYWCMAGGVQAPVHISVTSVQTTTEANTRLSTFTMVPRLSYSPSNSFAVYSTTKSSPSFSDVHSHNSVATFSSTSSELPESTSFQTDKTGQISTTSPKQLSKIQSSTYSTTMANTKEDSSNCCSSKRTQVTRGSATTFVGSNSAMTVSSIYLTFGPKSTFECRNLVWVLALVCGGLLIFIFLGTVWILWSWKKETNTREEAMEITTKFLAHDRDDLLENEWTSTSIVQFSTDSNSITIT